One segment of Babesia bigemina genome assembly Bbig001, chromosome : II DNA contains the following:
- a CDS encoding HISTONE fold protein,putative encodes MARTKQTARKSTGGKAPRKQLATKAARKAAPVTAGIKKPHRYRPGTVALREIRKFQKSTELLIRKLPFQRLVREIAQDFKTDLRFQSQAVLALQEAAEAYLVGLFEDTNLCAIHAKRVTIMPKDIQLARRIRGERA; translated from the coding sequence ATGGCGAGAACTAAGCAGACGGCGCGCAAGTCTACCGGAGGCAAGGCTCCGCGTAAGCAGCTTGCGACTAAGGCGGCGCGCAAGGCAGCGCCCGTGACTGCTGGCATAAAGAAGCCTCACCGATACCGCCCTGGTACCGTTGCGCTGCGTGAGATCCGCAAGTTCCAGAAGTCTACGGAGCTGCTGATCAGGAAGCTTCCTTTCCAGCGTTTGGTGAGGGAGATCGCGCAGGATTTTAAGACTGACCTGCGTTTCCAGTCACAGGCTgtgcttgcgctgcaggaggCTGCGGAGGCATACCTGGTTGGCCTCTTCGAGGACACCAACCTCTGCGCAATTCACGCCAAGCGCGTGACCATCATGCCCAAGGACATACAGCTCGCTCGCCGTATCCGCGGCGAACGCGCGTAA